A region from the Algoriphagus machipongonensis genome encodes:
- a CDS encoding LysM peptidoglycan-binding domain-containing protein, with protein MKKTWFNSILLAIFTCTIPLSQVYSQDDQNVVSGPNLDEEVMPNYHYEYIPDFTYEEIEERISNMETKMPFELNDRIFSFIQYFTVRNRDYTKMVLARKDLFFDLFDETLRKHEMPEEIKYLSIIESGLDPQIRSRVGAMGLWQFMPATGRMYGMQVSHHVDDRMDPEMATDAAAKYLKSLYRMFGDWEVAMAAYNCGPGNVRKAIRRSGGKKTFWEIYNYLPRETRGYVPQVQAMLYILNHLEEHNLNLEDPTYYRETEKIRFDRALSLEKLAELTDLCTKDLESLNPSIKYGKLPEEKRSMELRIPKAKADFIKQNLAWISDSLNNNPTTYLTDNGKFLLKPIEDIEEEQLEAYIYRVRSGDVLGKIASRNGVSVSQLKSWNNLHSNLIRVGQKLTIYSGNGPVFAETRTNSSGQLLYTVRPGDSLWIISKKHAGLTVEQIKRLNNLNSNNIKPGQKLIIG; from the coding sequence ATGAAAAAAACCTGGTTCAATTCTATCCTACTTGCGATTTTCACATGTACGATCCCTTTGTCTCAGGTATATTCACAAGACGACCAAAACGTCGTTTCGGGGCCTAATTTAGATGAAGAGGTAATGCCAAATTACCACTACGAGTACATTCCAGATTTCACATATGAAGAAATAGAAGAGCGGATTTCCAACATGGAAACAAAAATGCCCTTCGAACTGAATGATCGTATTTTTTCATTTATCCAATATTTCACCGTTCGAAACCGTGATTATACCAAAATGGTTTTGGCGAGAAAAGACTTGTTTTTTGACCTTTTTGATGAAACGCTTCGGAAGCATGAAATGCCTGAAGAGATCAAATATCTATCTATAATCGAATCTGGGCTTGACCCTCAAATCCGTTCCCGAGTTGGGGCAATGGGACTATGGCAGTTTATGCCCGCCACCGGCAGAATGTATGGTATGCAAGTGTCTCATCACGTAGATGATCGTATGGATCCAGAAATGGCGACTGATGCAGCTGCCAAATATCTAAAGTCCCTTTATCGCATGTTTGGAGATTGGGAGGTTGCCATGGCGGCATATAATTGTGGTCCTGGAAATGTCCGAAAAGCAATCAGAAGATCCGGTGGAAAAAAGACATTTTGGGAAATCTATAATTACTTACCAAGGGAGACAAGAGGTTATGTACCTCAAGTTCAGGCCATGCTTTATATACTTAATCACCTAGAGGAGCATAACTTAAATCTGGAGGATCCAACCTATTATAGAGAAACTGAAAAAATCAGATTTGACCGAGCGCTAAGTTTAGAAAAACTAGCGGAGTTGACTGATTTATGTACAAAAGATTTAGAAAGCTTAAACCCTTCCATTAAATACGGAAAGCTTCCAGAAGAAAAGCGTTCTATGGAATTAAGAATCCCAAAAGCGAAGGCAGATTTTATCAAGCAAAACCTCGCTTGGATCAGTGATTCATTAAATAATAACCCGACCACCTACCTTACCGATAATGGGAAGTTTCTTTTGAAGCCGATTGAAGACATTGAGGAAGAACAACTGGAAGCCTATATTTATCGCGTGAGATCAGGTGATGTGTTAGGAAAAATTGCTTCTCGGAATGGAGTATCAGTTTCCCAATTAAAATCCTGGAACAACTTACACTCAAACCTAATCCGAGTAGGGCAGAAACTGACAATTTATTCTGGAAACGGGCCTGTTTTTGCAGAAACCAGAACCAACTCATCTGGTCAGCTATTATATACTGTTCGCCCCGGTGATTCTCTGTGGATCATCTCTAAAAAACACGCTGGCTTGACCGTAGAACAAATAAAAAGGCTAAACAACCTGAATAGCAACAACATAAAGCCTGGACAAAAGCTCATAATCGGTTAA
- a CDS encoding DUF4292 domain-containing protein: MNKLFAGCYILLAIGLFTGCSKKNILYKGDGSMEEFSPIYSDYDYLSAKAKIIIEEESGKTTRGSMNLRAKKDSILWFTVSPGMGMEAVRGLITQEKIQIKDRIGKEDVNMTFTEFESLYGLKLSLDLFQNLLWANPPIPFDYSDRLVKVRKDYELTQIRNKVRYFSKIDINSRKVSELVSNSLDDRGSLLASFANFQDVNTKPYPLEVLYKLAYQVQGSTQNTIINLTWNSIEPQVEPLNFPFRF, encoded by the coding sequence ATGAATAAGCTTTTTGCAGGATGCTATATTCTGTTGGCAATAGGACTTTTTACCGGCTGTTCCAAAAAGAATATCCTCTACAAAGGGGATGGAAGTATGGAGGAATTTTCACCTATTTACAGTGATTATGACTATTTATCAGCCAAAGCCAAAATCATTATAGAAGAAGAATCTGGTAAAACTACGAGAGGGAGCATGAATTTAAGGGCCAAAAAGGATAGCATTCTTTGGTTTACCGTGAGTCCAGGAATGGGGATGGAAGCAGTTAGAGGCCTAATAACACAAGAAAAAATTCAGATCAAAGATCGAATAGGTAAAGAGGATGTCAATATGACTTTCACGGAGTTTGAATCTCTATACGGATTAAAACTTTCTTTAGACCTTTTTCAAAACTTACTTTGGGCAAACCCTCCTATTCCATTTGACTACAGTGATCGACTTGTTAAAGTAAGAAAGGATTACGAGCTCACTCAAATAAGAAATAAGGTAAGATACTTCAGCAAAATAGATATAAATAGCAGAAAGGTGTCTGAGCTTGTCAGCAACTCTTTAGATGATAGAGGTTCTTTACTTGCTAGCTTTGCAAATTTCCAAGACGTCAATACCAAACCCTATCCATTAGAGGTACTATATAAACTCGCCTATCAAGTTCAGGGAAGCACTCAAAATACGATCATCAATCTTACTTGGAACTCGATCGAACCTCAAGTTGAACCACTTAATTTTCCATTCAGATTTTGA
- a CDS encoding murein hydrolase activator EnvC family protein, translating into MNRKSLVIYSLLLTVFFCLGTELQAQTKKTREQLEREKAEVQERLREFDKILKQTTEIKKNSIGQLNAVTRKVQTQSRLVNTLAREVKLLDQEIKETEDKIEKYKKELIDLKAEYSRMIYNASKLNRGLSIVSFVFSSGNFNQLYMRLKYLKQYTDNRKQQAEQIEKVSIQLAEEQIALDAKKQEKEDILEEERKEKLALEQARKEQQGIVNTLSKKEKDIQKQIAATKKQQDQLNRMIKQVIEEEIRLAEAAAKKSNSTTKKSAGSSMPLTPEAAALSSSFAGNKGRLPWPVETGFIAQGFGTYPHPTLKGITMDSDGVDIRTQPDSEVRTVFDGTVSKITTMPGFGGTVIIKHGEYYTMYSKLKTISVKSGQTVSAKDVIGRVATGEDGQAEVHFQTWKGLKVMDPSTWITSK; encoded by the coding sequence ATGAATAGAAAAAGTCTGGTTATTTATTCTCTATTGTTGACAGTTTTCTTCTGTCTAGGCACTGAATTACAGGCTCAGACAAAAAAAACCAGAGAACAGCTGGAGCGAGAAAAAGCAGAAGTTCAAGAGCGCCTCAGAGAGTTTGATAAGATTCTGAAGCAAACTACCGAGATCAAGAAAAACTCGATTGGACAGCTAAATGCAGTAACAAGAAAAGTTCAAACCCAGTCACGGTTGGTCAACACTTTGGCTCGAGAAGTGAAATTACTTGATCAAGAGATTAAGGAAACCGAGGATAAAATCGAGAAATACAAAAAAGAACTGATTGATTTGAAGGCTGAATATTCTCGAATGATTTATAATGCTTCTAAACTCAACAGAGGGCTATCTATCGTTTCGTTCGTTTTCAGTTCAGGCAACTTCAATCAATTGTATATGCGATTGAAATACCTCAAGCAGTATACTGACAACCGGAAACAACAAGCCGAGCAGATAGAGAAAGTGAGCATACAGCTGGCAGAGGAACAGATAGCTTTAGATGCCAAAAAGCAAGAAAAAGAAGATATTCTAGAAGAAGAAAGAAAAGAGAAACTTGCCTTGGAACAGGCGAGAAAAGAACAACAGGGAATAGTTAATACCCTTTCCAAAAAAGAAAAAGACATACAAAAGCAAATTGCTGCAACTAAAAAACAACAAGATCAGTTAAATAGAATGATCAAGCAGGTGATTGAAGAAGAAATCCGCTTGGCAGAGGCTGCAGCTAAAAAGTCGAATAGCACCACGAAAAAAAGTGCTGGAAGTAGTATGCCTCTAACCCCAGAAGCGGCTGCTTTATCAAGTTCATTTGCAGGAAATAAAGGAAGACTTCCTTGGCCGGTAGAAACTGGTTTCATAGCGCAAGGATTTGGTACTTACCCCCACCCTACCCTCAAAGGTATCACGATGGATAGTGACGGGGTGGATATCCGTACACAACCCGACTCAGAGGTCCGAACAGTATTTGATGGGACAGTATCTAAAATCACCACTATGCCTGGTTTTGGTGGAACTGTGATTATCAAACACGGTGAGTATTATACCATGTATAGTAAGCTAAAAACCATCTCTGTAAAATCAGGTCAAACTGTAAGTGCAAAAGACGTAATTGGCAGGGTAGCTACAGGAGAAGATGGACAAGCGGAGGTACATTTCCAAACATGGAAAGGACTAAAAGTAATGGATCCTTCGACCTGGATTACGTCCAAGTAG
- a CDS encoding Sec-independent protein translocase subunit TatA/TatB: protein MTTLAFFQNMGGGSIVLIVLVVLLLFGAKRIPELARGLGRGIREFKDATKDIQNDLEEGLKDDKKK from the coding sequence ATGACAACATTAGCTTTCTTTCAAAATATGGGCGGTGGCTCGATCGTATTGATCGTATTAGTCGTTCTTCTATTGTTTGGTGCTAAAAGAATTCCTGAATTGGCTCGTGGCCTTGGTCGTGGTATCAGAGAATTTAAAGATGCTACCAAGGATATTCAGAACGACCTTGAAGAGGGACTGAAAGACGACAAGAAAAAGTAA
- the gatA gene encoding Asp-tRNA(Asn)/Glu-tRNA(Gln) amidotransferase subunit GatA — protein MEKFISFDEIKKSLEKKETDCRSIVQYYLTNIQTKAHLNAFVEVYEQSALSQADLIDQKLEEGKAGKLAGMVIGIKDVLCYEGHESNASSKILENFESQFTTTAIQRLIDEDAIILGRLNCDEFGMGSSNENSAHGKVLNAADESRVPGGSSGGSAVAVQANLCTASLGTDTGGSVRQPAAFTGVIGMKPTYSRISRWGLIAYASSFDTIGIFSKTVKDNALLLEIMAGHDENDSTSSRKPVFPYSQLLHFDKKAKVAFLKETLESPALQPEIKANTLAILEKLKSEGHEVKEVEFPLLDYLLPTYYILTTAEASSNLSRFDGVKYGYRTPNAHNLESMYKLTRSEGFGDEVKRRIMLGTFVLSASYHDAYFTKAQKVRRLIKEYTENLLNDFDYIIIPTTPSTAFKFGEHSGDPVAMYLEDLFTVQASVSGVPAISIPNGKDAQGMPIGLQVICNSFKEAELFAFSNYLSELTS, from the coding sequence TTGGAAAAATTCATTTCATTCGACGAAATAAAAAAATCGCTCGAAAAGAAGGAAACGGATTGTCGCTCGATAGTCCAATATTACTTAACCAACATTCAGACGAAGGCGCATCTCAACGCCTTCGTCGAAGTTTATGAGCAATCTGCTTTGAGTCAAGCTGATTTGATAGATCAGAAGCTTGAAGAAGGTAAAGCTGGTAAGCTTGCAGGCATGGTGATCGGTATCAAAGATGTACTTTGTTACGAGGGACATGAATCCAATGCCTCTTCAAAAATCCTAGAAAATTTTGAATCTCAATTTACAACAACCGCAATTCAGCGTTTGATTGATGAAGATGCTATTATTTTAGGTAGACTTAATTGTGACGAGTTTGGAATGGGAAGTTCCAATGAAAATTCGGCGCATGGAAAAGTTCTTAATGCAGCAGATGAAAGCAGAGTACCTGGAGGTTCTTCTGGAGGTTCAGCTGTTGCCGTTCAGGCAAATCTTTGCACAGCTTCTCTTGGAACAGACACAGGAGGTTCCGTAAGACAACCAGCCGCTTTTACTGGAGTAATCGGGATGAAACCTACCTATTCAAGAATTTCTCGATGGGGACTGATTGCCTATGCATCCTCTTTTGACACCATTGGTATATTTTCCAAAACTGTCAAAGACAATGCACTATTATTGGAGATTATGGCAGGTCATGATGAAAATGACAGCACTTCTTCCAGAAAGCCAGTCTTTCCTTACAGCCAATTACTCCATTTCGACAAAAAAGCAAAAGTTGCCTTTTTAAAAGAGACCTTAGAATCACCAGCACTTCAACCAGAAATCAAAGCTAACACATTGGCTATTTTGGAGAAGTTAAAGTCTGAAGGCCATGAAGTTAAGGAAGTGGAATTCCCTCTTTTGGATTACCTACTACCAACCTATTATATTTTAACGACGGCCGAGGCAAGCTCCAACTTATCTCGTTTTGATGGTGTGAAATACGGTTACCGAACTCCAAATGCTCACAACTTGGAGAGCATGTACAAATTGACTAGAAGCGAGGGATTTGGTGATGAAGTCAAAAGAAGAATAATGCTAGGTACTTTTGTGTTAAGTGCCAGTTACCATGACGCATATTTTACCAAGGCTCAGAAAGTCAGAAGATTAATAAAAGAGTATACTGAGAATCTTTTAAATGATTTTGATTATATTATAATACCAACTACCCCATCCACGGCGTTTAAGTTTGGGGAACATAGTGGAGATCCTGTCGCGATGTACCTTGAGGATTTATTCACGGTTCAAGCCTCAGTTTCTGGTGTACCGGCCATATCCATTCCAAATGGAAAGGATGCTCAGGGGATGCCTATAGGACTGCAAGTCATTTGCAATTCGTTTAAAGAGGCAGAACTTTTTGCTTTTAGTAATTATCTTAGTGAATTAACGTCTTAA
- a CDS encoding DUF4837 family protein, translated as MRALKYILVAFSFGILFSSCEEGSGDYDSSKPKARGTIGEIILVIDSTKWAGPVGDELKDIFEADLPGMIRSEPRFKVNRVDPRAMTRMLKMSTNLIYVTTFDDKGGASQVINSQFSKASKDKAEADPSLFQLRMEDEYARGQEVLYLFGNTEDELVANLRKNKQRLINLFEVRERGRLEKIILARKNTAALHEAETNLGIKINVPASYQVVKSKPGFLWVRQPTPTANRADISLFFYETDYVAEEQTFPENIVKLKDEITKNEIFGDPEDPTSFMVSEKQIPPAFRNMVINDNFTTEIRGSWKTNNISMGGTYLGYLMVDEKKGKLYYMEGFVFYPNEVHRDALREIETILLNTDVSWTQEQGS; from the coding sequence ATGAGAGCTTTAAAATATATTTTAGTCGCCTTTTCATTTGGGATTTTATTTTCCTCATGCGAGGAAGGTTCTGGTGATTATGACAGTTCAAAACCAAAAGCCCGAGGAACAATTGGGGAAATTATTTTAGTCATTGACTCTACAAAATGGGCTGGGCCTGTGGGTGATGAACTGAAAGATATTTTTGAAGCCGACCTTCCTGGAATGATCCGTTCGGAACCTAGATTCAAAGTAAACCGGGTGGACCCACGAGCTATGACTCGAATGCTCAAAATGTCTACAAATCTTATTTATGTGACAACCTTTGATGATAAAGGTGGAGCAAGTCAAGTAATCAACTCCCAATTCTCCAAAGCTTCAAAAGACAAGGCGGAAGCTGATCCAAGCCTCTTCCAATTGAGAATGGAGGATGAATATGCGAGAGGACAAGAGGTACTATACTTATTTGGAAATACTGAAGACGAACTAGTCGCCAACTTGAGAAAGAACAAACAGCGATTGATCAATCTTTTTGAAGTTAGAGAAAGAGGAAGATTAGAGAAAATTATTCTTGCAAGAAAAAATACTGCTGCCTTACATGAGGCTGAAACTAATCTGGGCATTAAAATCAATGTTCCAGCTTCCTATCAAGTAGTAAAAAGTAAGCCTGGCTTTCTATGGGTAAGACAACCTACGCCGACGGCAAATAGAGCCGATATTAGCCTGTTTTTTTATGAAACTGACTATGTAGCTGAGGAACAAACCTTTCCAGAAAATATTGTCAAGTTAAAAGATGAAATCACCAAGAATGAGATTTTTGGAGACCCCGAAGATCCAACCTCTTTTATGGTTTCTGAAAAACAAATCCCCCCAGCTTTCCGAAACATGGTGATAAATGATAATTTTACTACCGAAATCAGGGGTTCTTGGAAAACTAACAATATCAGCATGGGAGGAACCTACTTAGGTTACCTCATGGTAGATGAAAAGAAAGGGAAGCTGTATTATATGGAAGGCTTTGTGTTTTACCCAAATGAAGTTCATAGGGACGCACTGCGTGAAATTGAAACAATCCTTTTAAATACTGATGTTAGTTGGACGCAAGAGCAAGGATCCTGA
- a CDS encoding enoyl-CoA hydratase/isomerase family protein, with translation MAEFNNILTEVKEGVLYLTVSREEKMNALNFETLEELKAIFEEVADSKSIKAVIITGSGERAFVAGADISEIAELNEVNARKFAENGQEIFAMIENLHKPVIAVTNGFTLGGGCELAMACHIRIATANAKFGQPEVNLGIIPGYGGTQRLTILVGRGKANEMMMTGDLIDANEAKDLGLVNYVLPTKSDALAKAEEIVKKIMSKAPLAIGMIIDCVNSVYLSDENGFQTEANSFARCVKSGDYKEGTSAFLEKRKPDFKGE, from the coding sequence ATGGCTGAATTCAATAATATTCTGACAGAGGTAAAAGAAGGCGTTCTATATCTAACCGTTAGCAGGGAAGAAAAAATGAACGCATTGAATTTTGAAACTCTAGAGGAACTGAAAGCAATATTTGAGGAAGTCGCTGATAGCAAGTCCATCAAAGCAGTCATCATCACCGGTTCAGGTGAAAGAGCATTTGTGGCTGGGGCTGATATCAGTGAGATCGCAGAATTAAATGAGGTAAATGCTCGTAAATTCGCCGAAAATGGTCAAGAAATCTTTGCCATGATTGAGAATCTTCACAAACCTGTTATTGCTGTAACCAATGGTTTCACATTAGGAGGCGGTTGTGAACTGGCCATGGCTTGTCACATTAGAATTGCCACTGCTAATGCAAAATTTGGACAGCCGGAAGTAAACCTTGGAATTATCCCAGGATATGGTGGTACTCAAAGATTGACCATTCTTGTCGGTAGAGGGAAAGCAAATGAAATGATGATGACAGGGGACTTGATCGATGCCAATGAAGCAAAAGATTTAGGTCTGGTTAATTACGTTCTGCCAACAAAAAGTGACGCACTTGCCAAAGCGGAAGAGATCGTCAAAAAAATTATGAGCAAAGCCCCATTGGCAATTGGTATGATTATAGATTGTGTAAACTCTGTATATCTATCTGACGAAAATGGATTTCAAACAGAGGCCAATAGTTTTGCAAGGTGCGTTAAATCAGGAGACTATAAAGAGGGTACTTCTGCATTTTTGGAAAAAAGAAAGCCTGATTTCAAAGGAGAATAA
- a CDS encoding tetratricopeptide repeat protein encodes MLFAGTSSFAQKKLSRKERKAQETEAKTTRYYIEGEKYLVLGELDKSYFYLQKALEFSPEEPAISYKIAEVLLRGNKPEKALPYAEKAANLDIENKYYALMVAEINTNLNQPLKAAAILEKLTADGENNQQYNLDLASIYLNAGEYDKALIVLDRAESYFGIMEPITRQKQRIYLGKNNLEKAIEEGERLIDAKSGNPDYVLSLVEILYNNNRIDQALDLVLGEIEKFPNQPELHMAAYTLHKEKGQRNESENSIITAFSSPDLNPEIASKSFSSIVDEMQTSERDSLLDKLERLMIQNHPQEASVFEAIGKRRLKEGQKDEGIELYKKSLVINPKNQELLEQVITNSFGENADFNELEKFTIMAVDEFPEKPEFWFYDGVIKNAQKKDSSAVISLEKAVELNAGKNLGLDQATYGALGNAFYNLKETDKSFKYFDKAVELNPNDEQVLNNYAYFLSLEKKDLEKAKKMSEKVVRRFPNNGTFLDTYAWVLFQTGDYQGAKKYMDLAMEHELEPSGVMLEHYGDILYHLGQKSEAISYWKKAEKSPEASEKLPQKIKEGKYHE; translated from the coding sequence GTGCTATTTGCCGGAACTTCCAGCTTTGCGCAAAAAAAACTTTCCAGAAAAGAGCGTAAGGCTCAGGAAACAGAAGCTAAAACCACCCGATATTATATCGAGGGGGAAAAATATCTTGTCCTGGGTGAACTGGACAAATCCTACTTCTACCTGCAGAAAGCACTTGAATTTTCTCCCGAAGAACCTGCGATCAGCTACAAAATCGCAGAAGTGCTTTTGCGTGGGAACAAACCGGAAAAAGCTCTTCCCTATGCGGAAAAAGCAGCTAACCTGGATATAGAAAATAAATACTACGCTTTGATGGTGGCAGAAATCAACACCAATCTCAATCAACCATTAAAAGCAGCTGCAATTCTCGAAAAGCTTACTGCAGACGGGGAAAACAATCAGCAATACAACCTTGACTTAGCTTCCATTTACTTGAATGCTGGGGAGTATGATAAGGCACTCATCGTACTGGACCGTGCGGAATCGTATTTCGGAATCATGGAGCCAATCACCCGACAGAAGCAACGTATATACCTGGGCAAAAACAATTTAGAAAAAGCAATTGAAGAAGGAGAGCGACTGATTGATGCAAAATCTGGAAATCCAGACTATGTATTAAGCCTTGTTGAAATCCTATATAACAACAACCGTATTGACCAAGCTTTGGATTTGGTTTTGGGAGAAATCGAAAAATTTCCAAATCAGCCTGAATTACACATGGCTGCCTATACTTTGCACAAAGAAAAAGGACAAAGAAATGAATCTGAAAATTCCATCATTACAGCTTTTTCCAGTCCCGATTTAAATCCAGAGATTGCTTCAAAATCCTTTAGTTCTATCGTCGATGAAATGCAAACTTCAGAGCGCGATAGTTTATTGGATAAGTTAGAGCGCCTTATGATTCAAAATCACCCGCAAGAAGCCAGTGTTTTTGAAGCCATAGGAAAGAGAAGATTGAAAGAAGGGCAAAAGGATGAAGGAATAGAGCTCTATAAAAAATCTTTGGTGATCAACCCCAAAAATCAAGAATTACTAGAGCAGGTAATCACCAATTCATTTGGAGAGAATGCAGATTTCAACGAATTGGAGAAATTTACAATTATGGCAGTAGATGAATTTCCGGAAAAACCAGAGTTTTGGTTTTATGACGGAGTCATTAAAAATGCCCAAAAGAAAGATTCTTCAGCTGTTATTTCTTTGGAAAAAGCGGTAGAACTCAATGCTGGTAAAAATTTAGGTTTGGATCAAGCTACATACGGAGCTTTAGGAAATGCTTTTTACAATTTGAAGGAAACAGATAAATCCTTTAAATACTTTGATAAAGCTGTGGAGCTGAATCCCAATGATGAACAAGTCTTGAATAATTACGCTTACTTTTTGTCGTTAGAAAAGAAAGACTTGGAGAAGGCTAAGAAGATGTCAGAAAAAGTTGTCAGAAGATTTCCAAATAATGGCACTTTCCTTGATACATATGCCTGGGTATTGTTTCAGACTGGCGATTATCAAGGTGCAAAAAAATACATGGATCTTGCTATGGAGCATGAATTAGAACCAAGCGGTGTCATGCTGGAACATTATGGAGATATTTTATACCATTTGGGGCAAAAATCAGAAGCAATCAGCTATTGGAAAAAAGCTGAAAAAAGCCCAGAAGCTTCTGAAAAACTCCCTCAAAAAATAAAAGAAGGCAAATACCATGAATAA
- a CDS encoding lipopolysaccharide biosynthesis protein: MSNLKKLAGQTAVYGLSSILGRSINFLLIMVYTAYLSKEEVGSYTSIYALIGFLNIIFTYGMETTFFRFSTGKNLDPAKVFNTTQSLLLTSSLLLGTGLYLGAPYLAEWMDYPGQAYLFRWTALLLTFDAVLAIPFAKLRLENKALVFAGAKILNILLNVGFNLLLIIGFPYLIGLDTIPADFLGYKIEWGVEYILLANLFANGLIVPFVWWKAGMFKFQLDGEIIRPMWKYSIPLLFMGLAGVTNELISRLLFEYILPDNFYPGFNSREAAGVFGANFKLAILMNLVIQAFKYAAEPFFFKQSNDKNSPQLYATVMHAFIIFCTLLMIAISANLNWIGPLFLRKPGYEEGLFIVPMLLMGYLLLGVYFNLSIWFKITDKTNYSFWITLTGAIVTLLVIWILVPIWGYLGAALATFTCYFLMALICYLYGQKYYPIPYQTGRGVFYMFLAFAVSYLAFFLKLPQPFINFLAKNSLILIYILVVLALEKDRIKTYLKPKSSL, translated from the coding sequence ATGAGTAATCTCAAAAAACTTGCTGGGCAAACAGCAGTTTATGGACTTAGCAGTATTTTAGGTAGGTCCATCAATTTTTTATTGATCATGGTCTATACTGCCTACTTGAGTAAAGAGGAAGTAGGCTCCTATACATCAATATACGCACTCATAGGGTTTTTAAATATCATTTTTACCTATGGAATGGAAACCACTTTCTTCCGTTTTTCCACTGGTAAAAACTTAGATCCCGCCAAAGTATTTAATACCACCCAGTCACTATTATTGACCAGTTCTTTGCTTTTGGGAACAGGGCTATATTTAGGCGCCCCCTATTTAGCTGAATGGATGGATTACCCAGGTCAGGCCTATCTATTTCGCTGGACAGCACTGCTCTTGACCTTTGACGCTGTTTTAGCGATTCCATTTGCCAAACTTCGATTAGAGAATAAAGCCTTGGTTTTTGCAGGTGCCAAGATCTTAAACATCTTACTTAATGTGGGTTTCAACCTACTGCTGATTATTGGCTTTCCTTATTTAATAGGCCTTGACACAATTCCTGCAGATTTTCTTGGGTACAAAATTGAATGGGGGGTTGAATACATTTTATTAGCAAACCTATTTGCAAATGGGCTAATCGTACCTTTTGTATGGTGGAAAGCGGGCATGTTCAAATTTCAATTGGATGGAGAAATCATTCGACCCATGTGGAAATATTCAATTCCACTTTTGTTTATGGGCCTTGCCGGAGTCACGAACGAGCTAATATCAAGACTTTTATTTGAGTACATACTTCCAGATAATTTTTACCCGGGTTTTAATAGCAGGGAAGCAGCAGGAGTTTTTGGAGCTAATTTCAAGTTGGCCATCTTAATGAATTTGGTGATTCAGGCATTTAAATATGCCGCTGAACCCTTTTTCTTCAAGCAGTCTAATGATAAAAACTCGCCTCAATTGTATGCTACGGTGATGCATGCTTTTATTATTTTCTGTACCCTTTTGATGATCGCCATTTCTGCCAATCTCAATTGGATAGGTCCCCTTTTCTTAAGGAAGCCTGGCTATGAGGAAGGATTATTTATAGTTCCTATGCTACTTATGGGATACTTGCTTTTGGGAGTATATTTCAATTTATCCATCTGGTTTAAAATCACAGATAAGACAAATTATAGTTTTTGGATCACCTTGACTGGAGCGATTGTAACCTTGTTGGTCATCTGGATACTAGTTCCTATTTGGGGTTATCTAGGGGCAGCACTAGCAACATTTACCTGTTATTTCTTGATGGCTTTGATCTGCTACCTTTACGGCCAAAAGTATTACCCTATCCCTTATCAAACAGGGAGAGGAGTCTTTTATATGTTTTTGGCATTTGCAGTCAGTTACTTAGCCTTTTTCTTAAAATTACCTCAACCGTTTATTAATTTTTTAGCCAAAAACAGCCTTATTCTAATTTATATTTTGGTGGTTTTAGCTTTGGAAAAAGACAGAATTAAAACCTATCTCAAACCCAAATCAAGTTTGTAA